The DNA region CCGCCAGCACTCCCGCGGCCCACGTTCGCTGCGCCGCCAAGGCGCCGATCGCGACCAGCGCGGCGATGACGATGCCGCCGGCGTGGGCGCGGCCGAGGTCGAAGGACTGGACGAACTCGATCGTCGCGCCACCCGCCCCGGGGTCCCAGGGCGAGAGGCCGGACAGGTCGGCGTAGGTGAGCACGAGGACGACGAGGCCGACCACCGCCCAGGCCGCGGCGGCGAGACCGCCGAGCAACACTGCGCGAGCGCGCGCCCCTTCGAGCCGGTCGGGGTCACCACCCGGCCGCGGGGGCAGCACGACGGCGGCGAGCGCCAGTGCGCCGATCGTCAGCGCGGCGGCGACGTCGCGGAACGCGAGTGCGATCGGCAATCCCCACCGCACGGTCGCGCCGGGGTCTGAGAGATCGCCGGCCGGCGTCTCGATGCCGCCGGTACTGCCGAGCGCGATCACCGCGACCGCGGGCGCACAGAGCACCAGGGCCGCGCCGTAGGCAGCGCGCCGACGCGACGGTGCCGGACGAGTCGTGGTGGCCGAAGACGTCATGCCGCGAGCACCCGTCGCCGGATCACGGCGACCGCGACGCCGAGCACGAGCAGGATGCCGCCGGTCACCGCGGCCGCCTTCGCAACGCCCGAGTTGCCGCCGGATCCCGCGCACGCCGCGGAGACCTCGCCCGTCGCGGCCGGCGCGGCCGGGTCGGTCGCGAAGCGGAGCGTGCCGTTGATCGGGTGCCCGTCGGACGCGACGACGCGGTACGCGACCTCCCACTCCCGCGGCGTCGTGTCGGCGGGGACGGCCGAGGTGTCGACCCGCACGACGGGACCCGCCACGACCGGCCGGGTCCCGGGCACGGCCGTCCCGTCCACCCGCACCGTCATCTCGACGAACTCCGACCTCACCGGCTCAGAGAACGTCAGCCGGACGTCCTTCGGCGCGGCGGCGAGGGTCGCGTCGTACCCGGGCGAGCAGCCGACGAGGCCGGTGTGCGCCGCGGCCCCGGTCGCGAGGGTGAACTGACCCAACGTCAGGAGCAACAGGGTCACGAGCAGCCGGGCCCGCACGGCGGCCCCGACTCTTGTGAACCCGTTCACAATCATGCCTCTATTGTCGCTCGGGCCGGGCCGGGGCCGACGTCCGGGGTGGAGCCGTGCGATCGCACGGAACTCAGCGTGCCCAGGTGTCGAGGAATCCGTAAGGCTTGGAGGTCGTCCCGCTGGTCCGGAACGGCCGGCCGTCGGAGTCGATGCGCAGGATCCCGGACCGTCCGCCCGACGCCCACGGCAGCTCCAGGTGCCAGTCGCAGTCGCACCCGGTGGTCGTCGCGACGACCCGCAGCACGACCGGGTCCGTCCGCGACACGCGCAGCGGGAACGTCACAGCGGGCAGGCGCTCCTCCCCGTTCCCGCCGGAGCGGGGGCGCGCCACCGGGCGGGGCTGGTCGAGGTCGACGGCGAAGGACGCCGGCGTCAGCGCCCCGCCGCAGCCGAGCGACATCGCGTAGACGTTCCACCGCAGCGGATCCCGCCGCTCGTCCACCCGCACCGTGAGCCCCTGCAGGACGACCGGCACGTCCCCCGGCCCGGCCAAGGTCACCTCGACGATCGTCCGGCCGGCGTCGACCGCCCCCAACGGCTGCGCCCAGGCGGCGGCATCCGCCTCGACCGGCGGCTCCGGCACCTGGGCGGGCGGCCGATCGATCAGGTAGCTGTGGTCGCACCCCGCCTCCCAGACGTCGCTGCGGACGGTCGCCGACAAGACGCCCTCCGCCGACGACGAGACCGGGGAGCTCTCGACCGATCCGGGATCGTCGTCCCCCCCGAGCGCCACCGCGAGAGCCACCCCCGCGCCGGCGACGAGGACCGCCGCCGCCAGCGCCACCGCGATCAGCCGGCGGGGCGACCGACCCGCCGGGGGCTCCGGCGCCGCCGGCGGCGCGGCCGGGGGTTCGACCGGCGCCTCCGGTTCGGGCGCCGGCTCGGCCCCCCGGGTCCGGGCGGCGTCGGCGATCAGCCAGGCGCGATGGAGGGCGAGCATCTCCTCGCGGGAGGCCCCGCAGACCCGGCCGAAGCGGTCGATCACCGCGAACTCGGCGGGGACGGCCTCGCCGGAGCAGTACCGGTGCAGGGTCGAGGTCCCGACGTGGACTCGCTGCGCGAGCGCGCCGAAACTCAGCCCCGATCGGTCCTTGAGCTCCCGCAGCCGGCCCGCAAGGTCCTGCGCCGCCTCGGTCACAGCTGCCCTTCCTCGTCCCGCTCCGGCGTCCCACCCCGGGCACATCCCTGCAGGTCAGCGGCCTGGAAGTGTCCCAGCGTCCCGTCCCGGACAGGATCCGTTGCGGGACGTCCGCGGCCTGCCGACGCTGATCTCACCGCACCATTCGACACCACCTCTGGGGGGAATCCCGTGAACCAGCTCCGCCGCCGCGTCCTGCCGCTCGTGATCAGCGCCGCCGCTCTGACCCTGCTCGTCGGGTGCGGGGACGACGCCGTCGACCAGGCCGCCGACCTCCCGGCCGCCTCGGCCACCGCGACCGTCGACCCGACCCCGACCGCCGAGACCACCCCGACCGCCGAGACCACCCCGACCGCCGAGACCACCCCGACCGCGAGCGTCCCCGGCTTTCTCACCGGCACCGACCTGCCGAAGCACCCGACCTCGGCCTGGTTCGCCGGCAAGGTCACCGCCGGCATGCCGGAGTTCGGCCCGTTCTGCGTCGAGGACGCCCTCAAGACGCAGAAGAAGGTCTGGCACCGCCAGTTCGGCACCGAGTTCGACACGAACGCAACCCAGGTCGTGGTCCGCCTGGACTCCGAGGACGACGCGATCGCCTTTCTGGACGTCCTCGCCCACGGCGCCGCGCTGTGCGCCGAGGACTGGCTGGGCGGCTTCCCCGACGGCAAGTCCGACTCGAAGGACTACGGCGCCCCCAGCGCGAACACCCACGTCTACGGGGTCTGGACCTCGGTGCCGGAGTCCGAGGACGGCGCCCACCTGTACGGCATCGGCCGCGACGGCAACCTCGTGACCGTCGTGTCCTGGGGCCAGATGGGCAACCTCGACGACGCCCCGGTCGCCGCGTTCAAGCAGACGATCCTGACCGCGATCGCCAAGCTCGCCTGACCGTTCAACAAGGGGTGACACCCCTTGTTGAACGGGAACCGTCAGCCGCCCGAGCCCAGGTCTCGGGCGGCTCGCGGCGTCCGGCGGGGGTGGGCCTGCAGGGCCCGGGTCACCGTCCGCGGCTCGGCGCCGAAGCCGAGGAACAGGGTGCGCCAGCTCGAGGCGACCATCTCGAGAGCCAGGTCCGGCGCCAGCAGCCCCGAGAGCTGGAGCGAGACCACCCCGTGCAGGGCCGCCCAGAGCTGCACCGCCAGGTCGAACGGGTCACCCGCGGCGAGTTGGCCGCCCTCGACGCACCGGGCCACGAGCTGGACGAGGCGGTCGAAGGTGTCCAGGCCGATCGTGTCGTCGGCCGGCTCGTGGTGGTCGAGGAACATGACCCGGTACAGGTGCGGGTTCTCGACCGCGTTGTCGTAGTACTCCCACCCCGCGCGGACGAGGTCGGCGAGGGGATTGCGGGTCGGGGTCACCGACTCCAGGTGCTCCCGCAGCCGGGCGAAGCCCTCCCGGCGAACCTCCTGCCGCAGGTTCTGCATCCCGCCGAAGTGCGTGTAGACGGCCATCGTCGACGTCCCCACCTCGTCGACGAGTCGCCGCAGCGTCAGACTGCCCGAGCCCCCGGTCGCGATCTGCCGCGCCGCCGCCTCCAGCAGCGCGGTCCGCACCGACGGGTCGGCGGCCTTCGGGCTCATGCTTGGCATCTTCGCATAACAATGCTATGAATTGCCCACATAGCACTGTTATGCGACGGCGAGCCCCGGAGGCGACCGTGACCGCAACAGCCGAGAACCCTTACCTCACCGACAACTTCGGCCCGGTCGCGACGGAGACGACCGCCGTCGACCTCCCGGTCACCGGCACGCTGCCCGCCCATCTCGACGGGCGGTACCTGCGCAACGGGCCGAACCCCGTCACCCCCGTCGACCCGACGCAGCACCACTGGTTCCTCGGGACCGGCATGGTGCACGGCGTCCGGATCCGCGACGGGAAGGCCGAGTGGTACCGCAACCGCTTCGTGCGCTCGGCCGACGTCGCGGCGGCCCTCGGCGAGCAGCCGCGCCCCGGCGCCAAGCCGCACGTCGGCTGGGACTTCCCCGCCAACACCAACGTCGTCGTGCAGGGCGGGCGGACGTTCGCGATCGTCGAGGCGGGCGGCCGGCCCTACGAACTCACCGACGACCTCGAGACCGTCGGCGCCTGCGACTTCGACGGCACCCTGCCCGGCGGGTACACCGCCCACCCGAAGCGCGACCCGGCCACCGGCGAGCTGCACGCCGTCTCGTACTACTGGGGCTGGGGCAACCAGGTGCAGTACACGGTGCTCGGCACCGACGCCCGGGTGAAGCGCGTGGAGAACATCGCCGTCACGGGCAGCCCGATGATGCACGACTTCTCCCTGACCGAGAACCACGTCGTCCTCTACGACCTGCCGTGCGTGTTCGACCTCGACCCGATCCGCGAGCTGTGGCCCCGTCCGATCGGCGACGTCGCCCGCTGGAACGCGTCGCTGTTCGTCGGCAAGCGCCGCACCCCCGACCCCGTCGCCGCGTTCTTCACCCGCAAGGTGCTCGGTGCCAAGGCCCCGAAGTTCCCGTACCGCTGGGACCCGAACTATCCGGCGCGCGTCGGCGTGATGCCGCGGACCGGGACGGCGAAGGACGTCCGCTGGTTCGAGATCGAGCCCTGCTACGTCTTCCACCCGCTGAACGCCTACGACGACGGGGACAAGCTCGTCCTCGACGTCGTCCGGCACCCGCGGATGTTCGACGCGAAGCCCCTCGGCCCGGACGAGGGCCCCTCGACCCTCGACCGCTGGACCGTGGACCTGACCGCGGGCAAGGTCCTCGCCGAGCGCCGCAGCGACCTGAGCCAGGAGTTCCCCCGGGTGGACGAACGCGTGGTCGGCCGCCGGCACCGGTACGGCTACGCCGTCGGGTTCCGGAGCACCCGTGCCGACGCCCTGATCCGCCACGACCTGGTCACCGGGGACGCCACCAGGCGCACCTTCTCCCCCGGCACGAACCTCAGCGAGTTCCTCTTCGTCCCGGACGCCGACGACAGCCCCGAGGACCGCGGCACGCTGATGGGCTTCGCCTACGACCCGGGCCGCGACGCCAGCGACCTGCTGCTCCTGGACTCCCAGACCCTGGAGACCGTCGCCGCCGTCCACCTGCCGGCCCGCGTCCCCGCCGGGTTCCACGGCAACTGGGCCCCCACCGTCGGCTGAGGGGCGGACGCAGAAAAGGCGCCCCGAAGGACGCCTTTCGTGACGAGCTCCCGCATTTGGACTCGAACCAAAAACCTGCCGGTTAACAGCCGGCTGCTCTGCCAATTGAGCTATGCGGGATCGCGGTGGAGCTGATCGGCCGGGAGGGTCGCCCCCGGGACCTCGGAAAGATTAGCGCACCGCCCGGGGCGTCCGTGGCCGGTATTGATCGTTGACGCGCCGGGTGGTGTGCCCCACACCGGGACCAGCCAGGTTTCCCCGTCCGGCCACGGGTAGGGCCTTCTCAGCGAACGGACCAACGCGGAGGAGGCACAGGACGATGGGTAAGGCGATGTTCCTGACCGGGGCAGCCGTCGGATACGTGCTCGGGGCCCGCGCCGGGCGCGAGCGGTACGAGCAGATCTGCCGGGCCACGGAGCAACTCCGGGCGAATCCGAAGGTCCAGCAGGCGACGGAGATGGCCACCGCGCGGGGCGGCGAGATCGCCCACAAGGTGGCCGACACCGCCACGGAGAAGGCGCACACCATGGCTGGCGCCGTGGCCGACAAGGCCCCGAACTGGATGCCGGGCTCCCGCGACTCAGGCATGAGCGAGTCGACGGCGAGTGACACCGGTATGCCCAGGCCGATGAGCAACGGGCGCACGATGCCCTAGGCACCCAACACAACGTCCGAAGATGTGGCCGCAATAGCAGCCACATCTTCGGACGTTCGTGGTTTAAGCGAGGTACTCGCGCAGCTCCGCGGCTGCGGGGCGGTGGCGGAGCTTGGCGAGGGTGTTGGCCTCGATCTGACGGACCCGCTCCCGGGTGACGCCGAAGATCTGGCCGACCTCCTCGAGCGTGTGCGGGTTGCCGTCGTCGAGGCCGTAGCGCATCGTCACGACGCGCTTCTCGCGCTCGCCGAGCGTCTCGAGCAGGGCGTCGAGGTCCGAGCGGAGCATCGAGACCGACGCGGCGTCGGCCGGACAGGCGGCGTCGACGTCCTCGATCAGGTCACCGAACTCCGACTCCTCCGCCTCGCCGACCGGCGTGTGCAGGGAGACCGGGTCCTGGGCGTAGCGCAGGGCCTCCATGACGCGCTCGGGCGTCATGTCCAGGACGACGGCGAGCTCTTCGATCGTGGGCTCGATGCCGTGCTCCTGGTGCATGGTGCGCTGCAGCCGGATGATCTTGTTGATGATCTCGACGACGTGCACCGGCACGCGGATCGTGCGGGCCTGGTCGGCGAGCGCGCGGGTGACCGCCTGGCGGATCCACCACGTCGCGTAGGTCGAGAACTTGTAGCCCTTGGTGTAGTCGAACTTCTCGACCGCCCGGATCAGACCGAGGTTGCCCTCCTGGACGAGGTCCAGGAACGGCAGGCCACGGCCGGAGTAGCGCTTCGCGATCGAGACGACCAGACGCAGGTTGGCCTCGATGAGCTTCTGCTTCGCGACCATGCCGTCGCGGGCGATGATGTCGAGCTCCCGGCGCAGCTGCGGGTCGGGCGCCGGCTCCGCGTCGAGGCGGGCGGTGGCGAACACGCCGGCCTCGATCCGGCGGGAGAGCTGCACCTCCTCCTCGGCCGTGAGCAGCGGGACCCGTCCGATCTCCTTGAGGTAGTGCCGCACCAGGTCGGTGACCGGGACCGAGGCCTCGGCGACGACGGGCGTCTCCTCCTCGTCCTCCTCGATGACCGCGGTGACGAGCTCGGCCTCGGCCGGCTCCGCGGCCTCGACCGCCTCGGCCGTGTCAACCTCCGGCGCCACCACGGCGTCGGACGTGGACACGGGAGACGCGGGCGCGGGCACCCGCACGTCGCTGCCGGCCTCCGGGGCGATCGTCAGCGCACGGGTGCGACGAGCACGTCCCGACGCGGGCGATACACCGGTCACGTCGGTCGACGTAGTGCGAGCCACGACACCCCCCGGGGCCTTCACCGAGCTGGACCAGGGTGATCACCCTGGCATCGGATCTCAGTGTGGAGGGGTGGCCGTGGGGCGCACCGGCACTTGGTGAAACGTGGAAGTTCTTGCGTACCGGAGCGACCCGATTACGCCCGGTATGTCTACCCGGACGGGCCAAGGGAGCTCACAATCCGTCAATGACGCGCTCACGAAGCGCGTGCCGGTACTGCTCGAGGGCGATGACCTCGCCGAACTGCCGGTTGTAGGCCTCGGTCTCCTCGACCGGGTTCATGCGCTGGAGCTTGCCCTTGAGCACGTCGATGCGGCGGGAGACGGCCGCGACCTGGATCGCGGAGAGCTGCTCCCAGGCGTAGCGACGGTTCGGCTCCCCTGCGGCTCGCAAAGACTCGACCGCGAGTTCGGCGATCAGGCCCCGCAGCATCTCGTGGGGCACCGCGGCCCGGATCTTGCCGACCCAGGTGTCCCCCGCCGCGGCCGAGGCCGTCCCGCCCGCGCCGACTATCGCCTCGTGGATCGCCCGGTACGCGGGGGCGGTGAAGCAGTCCGGCTCCAGTCCGTCGTAGGTCGGGCCGGCCAGCTGCGGGTACTGCAGCGCGACCTTGAGCAACTCGCGCTCGACCATGATCGACGGGTCCCGCGGGTCGGGCCGCGGCATCTTCTCCTTCGGCGGCGCCTCGGGAGCCTCGGGCGCCGCGGCGGGTGCGCCGTTCGGGCCGCTGCGGGCCCCGCGGCGCGCGATCTCCGACAGCGTCGACATGACCGCGTCGACCTCCATGCCGAGCCACCCGGCCAGCAGGCGGCCGTACTCGTGGCGGCGCGCGCGGTCGCGGATGTTGATGACCTTCGGCGCCGCGGCCTGCATCGCGGAGACCCGGCCCTCGGCGGTGTCGAGGTTGTAGCGCTTGAGCTCGGCGCGGATCGCGAACTCCACCAGCGGCACCCGCGAGGCGACGAGCTCACGCACCGCGTCGTCGCCCTTCTGCAGGCGCAGGTCGCACGGGTCCAGGCCATCGGGCTCGACCGCGACGAACGTCTGCGTCATGAACCGTTGGTCCTGGTCGTCGTAGGCCTTCTGGGCCGCCTTCTGACCGGCGGCGTCGCCGTCGAAGGTGAAGATGACCTCTCCGCGGAACTCCGAGGCGTCCATCAGCAGGCGGCGCAGGATCTGGACGTGATCGCTGCCGAACGCGGTGCCGCAGGTGGCGATCGCCGTGGGGACGCCCGCGATGTGACAGGCCATCACATCCGTGTAGCCCTCGACGATCACGGCCTGCCCGCGGCGTTTGATCTCCTTCTTCGCCAGGTCGAGGCCGTAGAGGAGGTGGCTCTTCTTGTACAGCGACGTCTCGGGGGTGTTGACGTACTTGGCCTCGATGCGGTCGTCGTCGTAGAGCCGGCGCGCCCCGAAGCCGACGACGTCGCCGGTGATGTCGCGGATCGGCCAGAGCAGCCGTCCCATGAACCGGTCGATCAGGCCGCGCTGCCCCTCGCGGGCGAGGCCCGCCCCGATGAGTTCCTCGCCGGTGAACTGCCGGCCGCGCAGGTGCTTGGACAGCTCGTCCCAACCCCGCGGCGCGTACCCGACACCGAACATCTGCGCGTGCTCGAGGGTGAACCCGCGCTCGTCGAGGAAGCGCCGCGCGGCGACCGCCTCCGGACTGTCGACGAGGAGGTTGGCGTAGAACTCGGCGGCCGCGGTGTTCGCCTCGACGAGCCGGGTGCGCCGTCCGGCCGGCTGGCGCGGGGCCGACCCGCCCTCCTCGTACCGCAGCGTGATGCCGGCGCGCGACGCCAGGCGCTCGACGGCCTCGGCGAAGGTGAGGTGGTCGGTCTTCATGACGAAGTCGATGACGTCGCCACCCTCGCCACATCCGAAGCAGTGGAAGAAGCCCTTGGCCGGGTTGACGTTGAACGACGGCGACTTCTCGTCGTGGAACGGGCACAGCCCCTTCAGCGACCCGCCCCCGGCGTTGCGGAGGCCGACCTGCGCGCCGATCACGTCCTCGATGCGAGAGCGTTCTCGGACCAGCGCGATGTCCTCGTCCTTGATGCGCCCGGCCACGCGGCGGAGTCTAGGCGCTTTCCCCGACCGGAGACCCGTGGGTGTGGACGCCTAGGTTTTCGCCATGAGCGACCGCGAACGCAGCGACCTGCTGGACACCCTCCGCCACCACCGGCACCTGCTCCGCCACACCGCCTTCGGCCTCCGCGACGACCAGGCCCGGACCCGGTCGACGGTCTCGGAACTGACCGTCGGCGGGCTGATCCAGCACGTCACGCGCATGGAGTCGCGCTGGGCCGGGTTCCTCGGGCGGGGTACCGAAGCCTTCGGCACCGACCCCGAGGCCGCCCACGCCGCCCACCGGGCCAGCTTCGTGATGCGGGAGGACCAGACGCTGGAGGAGATCCTCGCCGCCCACGCCGCCCAGGCCGCCCGCACTGACGACCTGGTCCGCTCCGTCGATCTCGACGCCGACCACGCCCTCCCCGTCACCCCCTGGTGGCCCGAGGGCACCCGCTGGACCTGCCGCCGCGCGATCCACCACGTCGTCGCCGAGACCGCCCAGCACGCCGGCCACGCCGACATCATCCGCGAGGCCCTCGACGGCCAGAAGTCGATGGGCTGAGCTCCCCCGAGTGGAGATGACATCTCCACCGAGGACGCCCACTTCCGGTGGAGATGACATCTCCACTGCAACCGCCTGTTTCGTTGGAGATGACATCTCCACTGCAAACCGCCTATGGCGTTGGAGATGACATCTCCACCGGGGAGGGGTCAGGCGGGGGCGCCGAGCGAGGGCATGCCGAGCGAGACCGCCCTCGTGGTCTCGGCGGGGCGGGCCTGGGCGGCCTCCCAGGCGTCGCCGCCGCGGGTGCGGCGCGGCACCGAGGCCGGGCCGTCGGCGACGAGGTGGTGCGGCGCCGCGTAGGTGATCGTCGTCGTGACGATGTCGCCGGGCCGGGGCTCGGGGGCGTCGGGGTTCGGCACGAAGTGGACGAGCCGGTTGTCCCGGGCCCGGCCGGACAGGCGCCGGGTGACCGCGTCCTTCTTCCCCTCACCGGTGGCGACGAGAACCTCGACCTCCCGGCCGACCTGCTTCTTCGCCTCGTCCCAGGAGATCTCCTCCAGCAGCGCGACCAGCCGGCCGTACCGCTCGGTGACGACCTGCGGCGGGACCTGGTCCGGGTAGTCCGCGGCCGGGGTGCCGGGGCGCTTCGAGTACTGGAACGTGAAGGCGGAGGCGAACCGCGCCTCGCGGACGACGTCGAGCGTGGCGGCGAAGTCCGCCTCGGTCTCCCCCGGGAATCCGACGATGATGTCGGTGGTGATCGCGGCGTCCGGCATCGCGGCGCGGACGCGCTCGATGATTCCGAGGTAGCGCTCTGCCCGGTAGGACCGGCGCATCCGGCGCAGCACCTCGTCCGACCCCGACTGCAGCGGCATGTGCAGCTGCGGCATCACGTTGTGGGTCTCGGCCATCGCGGCGATGACGTCGTCGGTGAAGCTCGCCGGGTGCGGCGAGGTGAAGCGGACGCGCTCCAGCCCCTCGACGTCCCCGCACGCACGCAGCAGCTTGCCGAACGCCAACTTGTCGCCGAACTCGACGCCGTAGGAGTTCACGTTCTGCCCGAGCAGGGTGATCTCCAGGACCCCGTCGGCGACGAGCGTCTCGATCTCACGGAGGATGTCGCCCGGCCGGCGGTCCTTCTCCTTGCCGCGCAGCGCCGGAACGATGCAGAACGTACAGGTGTTGTTGCACCCGACGGCGATCGCGACCCACGCCGCGTAGGCCGACTCCCGCCGCGCGGGCAGCGTCGAGGGGAAGACGTCGAGCGCCTCGAGAATCTCGACCTGCGCCTCCTGCTCGACCCGCGCCCGTTCGAGCAGCACGGGGAGCGACCCCACGTTGTGCGTCCCGAAGACGACGTCGACGTACGGCGCCTTGCGGACGATCTCCGCCCGGTCCTTCTGGGCCAGGCAGCCGCCGACGGCGATCTGCATCCCCGGCTTCGCCGCCTTCACCGAGGCGACGTGGCCGAGGTTCCCGTACAGCCGGTTGTCCGCGTTCTCCCGGACCGCGCAGGTGTTGAACACGACGACGTCCGGGGCCTCGCCCGCGGGCACGCGCGAGTAGCCCGCGTCCTCCAGCAGCCCCGCGAGGCGCTCGGAGTCGTGGACGTTCATCTGGCACCCGTAGGTGCGCACCTCGTAAGTCCTGCTCACAGCCCCTCCAGGGTACGGCGCGCCCGACCCTCCCCCGTCCCCGCCGCCTCTCGCGCCCCCGCCCGCCCCGCCCCCGCCGCTTCACCAGCCACCCCGCGTGCTTCACCAGCTCAGCCCCCGCTTCACCAGGCGGCCCGGCCAGTGACGTGAGTGCTCAGCCGGTGAAGACGCCGGGGACCGGCGGAAACTCCGGCGACAGGACGCGACCAGGGCGGGAACACTGGCGGGGTGGAGGTGCAGTTCACGCGACGGCCGGACAACGGGACCGTCGCCGAGTTCACCCGCGCCGACGGGGTGCGGGTGCGGGTCGACTCCTACGACCGGACGGGGTTGGTCCCCCACGACGCGTCGCACCTGCTGATCGAGCGGGCGTTCCGGCTGGCCCACGGGTTCTGGGGCTGCGTGTCCGACGGCGCGGTCTTCGCGACGGTCGAGATCGTCGCCGGCCGGACCAAGTACGACCACCGGGCCCGCTCCGCCGCGCTGGTCAAGGAGCACAGTGCCGAACTGGGACTCGCCGAGCGGGTCGTCGGCACCGTCCTGAATGCCCTCGCGGGCGAGCAGCCGAACCTGGTCCGCGACCTGACCTCGACCTGGGCGATCAGCTCCCTGCCCCCGCCGCCCCGCGACATGCTCGCGGCCGCCGCCGAGACCGCTCTCGCCGACCTCCGCGACCTCCAGCGCCGCTGGGCCTGCCTCCCCACCGGTGGCACCTTCGCTCTCGACTGGCCCGCGCCCCGCCCGGCCCGTCGCCGCTGACCCGCCCTGCGGCGCAGCTTCACCAGCCGTCCCGCGCTCTTCACCAGCTGAGCCCCTGCTTCACCCGGCGGTCCGCGCCGTGAAGCGCGGGTTCAGCTGGTGAAGCGGACCGGGTGGGGCCGGGGCGGCGGCGGGCGCGACGGACGGGAGTTCGCTAGGTTCTCGAGAATGATCGACACGGCTCCACCGCTGGTGGAGATGCTGCAGGTCAACAAGCACTTCGGGACGCTGCACGTGCTCCGGGACATCGATCTCACCGTCGCGCGGGGCGAGGTGGTCGTCGTCATCGGGCCGTCGGGCTCGGGGAAGTCGACGCTGTGCCGCGCGATCAACCGGCTGGAGCCGATCGACTCGGGGACGATCCGCGTCGACGGGGTCTCGCTCCCCG from Sporichthya brevicatena includes:
- a CDS encoding copper resistance CopC family protein; the encoded protein is MIVNGFTRVGAAVRARLLVTLLLLTLGQFTLATGAAAHTGLVGCSPGYDATLAAAPKDVRLTFSEPVRSEFVEMTVRVDGTAVPGTRPVVAGPVVRVDTSAVPADTTPREWEVAYRVVASDGHPINGTLRFATDPAAPAATGEVSAACAGSGGNSGVAKAAAVTGGILLVLGVAVAVIRRRVLAA
- a CDS encoding helix-turn-helix transcriptional regulator; its protein translation is MTEAAQDLAGRLRELKDRSGLSFGALAQRVHVGTSTLHRYCSGEAVPAEFAVIDRFGRVCGASREEMLALHRAWLIADAARTRGAEPAPEPEAPVEPPAAPPAAPEPPAGRSPRRLIAVALAAAVLVAGAGVALAVALGGDDDPGSVESSPVSSSAEGVLSATVRSDVWEAGCDHSYLIDRPPAQVPEPPVEADAAAWAQPLGAVDAGRTIVEVTLAGPGDVPVVLQGLTVRVDERRDPLRWNVYAMSLGCGGALTPASFAVDLDQPRPVARPRSGGNGEERLPAVTFPLRVSRTDPVVLRVVATTTGCDCDWHLELPWASGGRSGILRIDSDGRPFRTSGTTSKPYGFLDTWAR
- a CDS encoding TetR/AcrR family transcriptional regulator, which translates into the protein MSPKAADPSVRTALLEAAARQIATGGSGSLTLRRLVDEVGTSTMAVYTHFGGMQNLRQEVRREGFARLREHLESVTPTRNPLADLVRAGWEYYDNAVENPHLYRVMFLDHHEPADDTIGLDTFDRLVQLVARCVEGGQLAAGDPFDLAVQLWAALHGVVSLQLSGLLAPDLALEMVASSWRTLFLGFGAEPRTVTRALQAHPRRTPRAARDLGSGG
- a CDS encoding carotenoid oxygenase family protein codes for the protein MRRRAPEATVTATAENPYLTDNFGPVATETTAVDLPVTGTLPAHLDGRYLRNGPNPVTPVDPTQHHWFLGTGMVHGVRIRDGKAEWYRNRFVRSADVAAALGEQPRPGAKPHVGWDFPANTNVVVQGGRTFAIVEAGGRPYELTDDLETVGACDFDGTLPGGYTAHPKRDPATGELHAVSYYWGWGNQVQYTVLGTDARVKRVENIAVTGSPMMHDFSLTENHVVLYDLPCVFDLDPIRELWPRPIGDVARWNASLFVGKRRTPDPVAAFFTRKVLGAKAPKFPYRWDPNYPARVGVMPRTGTAKDVRWFEIEPCYVFHPLNAYDDGDKLVLDVVRHPRMFDAKPLGPDEGPSTLDRWTVDLTAGKVLAERRSDLSQEFPRVDERVVGRRHRYGYAVGFRSTRADALIRHDLVTGDATRRTFSPGTNLSEFLFVPDADDSPEDRGTLMGFAYDPGRDASDLLLLDSQTLETVAAVHLPARVPAGFHGNWAPTVG
- a CDS encoding YtxH domain-containing protein is translated as MGKAMFLTGAAVGYVLGARAGRERYEQICRATEQLRANPKVQQATEMATARGGEIAHKVADTATEKAHTMAGAVADKAPNWMPGSRDSGMSESTASDTGMPRPMSNGRTMP
- a CDS encoding RNA polymerase sigma factor; translation: MTGVSPASGRARRTRALTIAPEAGSDVRVPAPASPVSTSDAVVAPEVDTAEAVEAAEPAEAELVTAVIEEDEEETPVVAEASVPVTDLVRHYLKEIGRVPLLTAEEEVQLSRRIEAGVFATARLDAEPAPDPQLRRELDIIARDGMVAKQKLIEANLRLVVSIAKRYSGRGLPFLDLVQEGNLGLIRAVEKFDYTKGYKFSTYATWWIRQAVTRALADQARTIRVPVHVVEIINKIIRLQRTMHQEHGIEPTIEELAVVLDMTPERVMEALRYAQDPVSLHTPVGEAEESEFGDLIEDVDAACPADAASVSMLRSDLDALLETLGEREKRVVTMRYGLDDGNPHTLEEVGQIFGVTRERVRQIEANTLAKLRHRPAAAELREYLA
- the dnaG gene encoding DNA primase, with amino-acid sequence MAGRIKDEDIALVRERSRIEDVIGAQVGLRNAGGGSLKGLCPFHDEKSPSFNVNPAKGFFHCFGCGEGGDVIDFVMKTDHLTFAEAVERLASRAGITLRYEEGGSAPRQPAGRRTRLVEANTAAAEFYANLLVDSPEAVAARRFLDERGFTLEHAQMFGVGYAPRGWDELSKHLRGRQFTGEELIGAGLAREGQRGLIDRFMGRLLWPIRDITGDVVGFGARRLYDDDRIEAKYVNTPETSLYKKSHLLYGLDLAKKEIKRRGQAVIVEGYTDVMACHIAGVPTAIATCGTAFGSDHVQILRRLLMDASEFRGEVIFTFDGDAAGQKAAQKAYDDQDQRFMTQTFVAVEPDGLDPCDLRLQKGDDAVRELVASRVPLVEFAIRAELKRYNLDTAEGRVSAMQAAAPKVINIRDRARRHEYGRLLAGWLGMEVDAVMSTLSEIARRGARSGPNGAPAAAPEAPEAPPKEKMPRPDPRDPSIMVERELLKVALQYPQLAGPTYDGLEPDCFTAPAYRAIHEAIVGAGGTASAAAGDTWVGKIRAAVPHEMLRGLIAELAVESLRAAGEPNRRYAWEQLSAIQVAAVSRRIDVLKGKLQRMNPVEETEAYNRQFGEVIALEQYRHALRERVIDGL
- a CDS encoding DUF664 domain-containing protein, which codes for MSDRERSDLLDTLRHHRHLLRHTAFGLRDDQARTRSTVSELTVGGLIQHVTRMESRWAGFLGRGTEAFGTDPEAAHAAHRASFVMREDQTLEEILAAHAAQAARTDDLVRSVDLDADHALPVTPWWPEGTRWTCRRAIHHVVAETAQHAGHADIIREALDGQKSMG